The sequence GCGATACCAGCCATAGTACGGCCAAAAGCTTCGAGATACGTCACCTTTTCCACAGGCTTGCTGTAGGCAGGTGCTACTTCCAAAGGCATTGTCTTTTTCAGCTGGCCTTTACTCAGATTGTACAATACAGGTTCTGCGATGCGTACCAGCAGCGAGGCACAGTATGCTCTGTCATTGGTGGGGGGAATGGATGAGGGTAACATATTGCCTGGTTTTACGGCGGTGGCCAATCCGGCTATGGGTACTGCCTGTATGAAACGCCGCCTGTTCATTTGCTATATTTTTTATAACGGAGTAATGCTTCTACAAAGTAATAATCTGCATAGGTGAGCGGTACATCTACTTCTGAATCTGCTGGCAGGTGCCCTACGCTGTGTTTGAGTATAAAGTTATTGTTGGTGCCTACTTTGGCTAAGTATTCATCGCTGCAGAGTGTTTGTAAGATCTGTTCTGCCGTTTGCCAATAGGTCTGGTTCTTTGTATACTGACTCAGTTCCAGCAATGCTGCAGCCATCACTGCACCTGCGGATGCATCTCTTTTTGCATGGGGAATATCAGGTGCATCAAAATCCCAGTAAGGTATTTTATCTGCAGGCAGATGAGGGATGATATAGTTTGCGATTTGCTTAGCCTGTTCCAGATATGCACCATCTTTTGTTTCTCTGAACATCATGGTGTAACCATATAAACCCCATGCCTGACCACGTGCCCATGCAGAGCTGTCTGCAAATCCCTGTGCAGTATTTTTTGCTACGACTGCACCTGTTTCAGGGTCATATCCTATTACATGATAAGAGCTAAAATCGGGTCTGAAGTGGTTCCTCATGGTGGTGTTAGCATGGGTACGGGCGATGTGTGCAAACGAGGTATCGCCTGTTTCTTTTGTGGCCCAGGTAAGCAATTCCAGGTTCATCATATTGTCGATGATGACAGGGAATTTCCATTTACCATGATCCCATGATTTGATGCAACCTACTACAGGATTGAAGCGGGTACATAGCGTGCGGGCACTGGTAATGAGCACGTGTTTATCTTTTGGATCTTTGGTAAGGCGGTATGCATTGCCAAAGCTGCAGTACATCATGAATCCAAGGTCATGTGTCGTCTTGTTATATTGTTCTTTTTCCACCTCAGTTGTACGTTTGCGTGCTTCCTGCCGGATGGTTTTATCTTTTGAATATTCATAGAGATACCATAGTGTACCTGGGTAAAATCCGGATGTCCACCAGTCAGTGCCGGCGGTAACCAGTTTACCTGTTTTATTGTTGGTGGTGCGGGGGAGTAAACTATCCGGCACATGGGTCATCATTTGCTTGTATTGTTGGATAGCCAGCTTCAGTGCTTTGTCAACAGGAACCTGTGCACTTACCGGAATGACGAGCAGTACACTGCCCAGGAGGAAGAGTAATTTTCTCATACGTGACTAACTTTCTTTTATAGTATTAACTCTTTTTTCGCTTAGTTACTTTTACTTCGGATGAAGCACGTTTGATTAACTGAATGGGTACCATCTCAGCTGCATGTTGCTGAGGGGTTTGTCTGGGTTGTTGCATCAGATCCAGTAATGCAGCAGCTACCCTTTCTCCCATCAAAGCGGGGAACTGGTCTACCGAAGTGATAGCCGGACTGATAATCTCTGCCCTCGGATCGTTGGAGTAGCCGACTACTTTCAGATCTTCCGGCACTCTGACCCTGATCTTCCTGCAATATTCCAGTATGGTAATGGCAGTGGTATCATTGGCAGCAAAGATGCCATCCGGATAAGGTTGTTGTGCAAAGATCTTTTTGCATGCCTGCCATGCATTGTCACGGGTTAACTCCTGGTAAAAAACCCTTGATTTTTTAAAAGGAATTTTGT is a genomic window of Chitinophaga sp. LS1 containing:
- a CDS encoding glycoside hydrolase family 88 protein, whose translation is MRKLLFLLGSVLLVIPVSAQVPVDKALKLAIQQYKQMMTHVPDSLLPRTTNNKTGKLVTAGTDWWTSGFYPGTLWYLYEYSKDKTIRQEARKRTTEVEKEQYNKTTHDLGFMMYCSFGNAYRLTKDPKDKHVLITSARTLCTRFNPVVGCIKSWDHGKWKFPVIIDNMMNLELLTWATKETGDTSFAHIARTHANTTMRNHFRPDFSSYHVIGYDPETGAVVAKNTAQGFADSSAWARGQAWGLYGYTMMFRETKDGAYLEQAKQIANYIIPHLPADKIPYWDFDAPDIPHAKRDASAGAVMAAALLELSQYTKNQTYWQTAEQILQTLCSDEYLAKVGTNNNFILKHSVGHLPADSEVDVPLTYADYYFVEALLRYKKYSK